GAAGAATCAGCCCGTTTTTGGCACACAGAGCCCAAGTAAGCTGCGACTTTTCGCCGGGTGAAGTAGCCGCCAACAGTGTCATCTCGATGACGGGTGGCCATATCAGAGCAAGGGCGGTGGAGCACAGAGCTCCGATCAGCGAGATGAAGGCCCCTAGGTTAGGTACACTTTCCGCGATCAGAACTACacgcaaatgaaaacaaaaacggacgGTCATTTTAAACGTTCAACTAAGTGTCCGATACTGAGGAGGTTCGTACATGTTaacagcaccatcagcatACGGAAGGTGAGCTCCACGCGCATTGGATGCCGGTGCAGTGGATCAAACCGTCGCCGTACAGCTGGCAGCATTATCTGGATAGCTACAAAAAACTGGAGCGAGTACCCTAGCAGGACGCCGGTGGAGATCATTAGCTTGACACTCTGGGCCAACCTGTAAAATGTAGCCAACCGGTCAGCAGTGGCAGAGCACCAAGTCGCGCTCCAGTCACGCATAGCGATACGCACAGCTCACCGTCGGGTAGGTTGAGCGTGAGGCTACCCTTGACCGTGTCGCCCCACTTGAGGTAGCCCAGgaagccggtggtggcgaacaGCATTGTCACCACGGTCATACCCACATTCAGCACCCCGAATGGTCGCGAAAAGTTGGCGGGGTTGCGCATGGCACTCTTGAGTGGCAGCACCAGCGCAATACCTTCGAAGGCGAAGATAGCAGTGCCGAAGTAGAGCGGTAGTGTACGCCAGCTGCCCACCAACGCTCGGGTACTAGCGCTGACGGGTGGTAGATCTTGCACCGTGTAGTAGTAGGTGATGCCGATACCAAGCACCATGCACGTGTTGCCGACCGTCATGAACCACGCGAGGTACTTGAGATTGGTGATCAATGCCGGTAGCGCCATCGGCAGTAAAATGATCAGCATATGCCAGTGCACGTCAAACACCACACCGTAGTAGTCGTACAGCTAGTTAAGAGGAGATTGAGGGAAGAGCCAGATCAAGAGACAATGAGCACATACCGGATGTCCGGGCTAGGGGCCTCTGATCGAATGGTGCCCTTGTGAACTGCTGCCAGCCACCTGTCTTACTTGCTTTACGTTGGAGCTGATGAACACGAAGTAAACACAGCACAGACCGAGCTGCGTCAGGCAGATGAACACGTTGACAGCCCGATGCATCGTCCAGGACCAGCTCCGCAACCGTTGGTGACCGTGGGCGAAACAGAGGCCCACCGTTTCAGCAAAGTCGGGCATCGCCGAGAGCCCTAACTTGCGCTGCAATCTACCGGAGCAGTTGAGCTGCCGAAGAAACACCGTTCGAATAAATCGTGAAACGGACAGTCCTTGCTGGTGAGGTGGAACGACTCGGACCGTGGAAACGCTACTCACCAGTATGTGCTCACTGTGCACCGAGACCACGCCAAGAAACAGGGTAAGGATGGGACTGAGCAGCAGCCCGCCATTGCGAAACGCATCGCCCATCGCGTACAGTCCTGGTCCAACATTGCCCTTAAAGATGTGCATGGTGGTTTCAAGGTAGCTGTCGAGGAAACAGATCGTGCTGGTGTTAATCTTATTGCCCCACATTGTCCATCCGGCGTTCTAAGTGGATCGGTATCGGATCGGTGACACGGATTCAGGAACTGTTACTCTGGCATCGGCGAgagcgcaagagagagaaaatgtaaGGGTGGGAACCCATGAGGAACTGTATGCTGCTAAAAGGTTGACCAAAGAACATTGTTTAGTGTGACCATTTCGGCAGCACCGGACGGCATGACAGTGTTCCAACAATCCAAGCATCTACTACTGCATCGTATTGGTTGcactaaaaataaactctCTCGTCGCAGTGCGATCAGAACGTGCGCGATTATGCTTAACCTATAAACGAGAGGTCACATACAGGTATTAAAGGGTACCGGAGATGGACTGAGAGAGACAGCGTTGCCTTGTCGAGATGCGGTGAGTCTGCGACCCTCCTGCTACTGCCAAGGCCGATAAAACAGGGGACCGATAAGACGCGCACATCCTccccaacgaacgaacgaacgaacgagggGTAACGGAACGCAACACTCACGTTGTGGGTCGCTCGGAATGCGGACCATGCCCGGCGGTCTTTTCCGTTCCAAACGCCGGCACAACCGTTACGGGGGGCTTTCGTTCCGGTGCGTCCTCGAACGAAGGATTTACGACACCGTCGTTGGGGGGCATCGACTGCAGTTGCATCGTACCGTGCCGCTGTTGGTGGTCACCAGATGCCtccagcggtggtggtggctgacGGACGTCATCCGGGCGGTCGGCTTCCTGCATTGTCGACGCTCGCTATGCGTGTGGCTGTGAGAACTACTTGCCGGCAGCTGCAATAAATGAAGGAAGCGTTCAAAACAGAAGCACAAAAAACCGGTTCGGGCGCGCCACGTGACGTGGAATGCAAAAGGAATGCACTCGAACCTGTTTTTTCTGCACACACGTTTTTTACCGAGTTTAGTGGAACGCACCGAAGAATTTTTCACTGAACGCACCGAAGAATCACCTCGGCACGCGGTTTTTCAGGTGGGTTGATAGCCGAAGTAGCACTGACAGTTCCCGCGTTTCACTACTGCCTGTGGGCTTTCCATGCGGGGGACTGCCTGGATAATAATCAGTCGAGAGCGTCGTTCAGAATAAACTATAGCCCGAACAGGAGCGAGCTGTTCGCACCCCGTCCAAACAGAGGTTACTACTGAGCCGCGATCGTTTCACATCCTCCGTTAGCCGTGCAGCTGGTGCGCAGCCCGCTTTAGTATGCGTGTGATCGAACACCCAcactctctttttctctctatcgctctcccTTTTCCTCTCGACTCCGTCACGGCGTCGACGATTAATGAGCAATATTTATCCCCAACCGCGTGTCGTTGCAACCTGTCGCCATGCCATGGCTATGGCTGTCGTGCACGAGAAAGTGTTGCaatataataattaattttcttctatGCTGACGGGTGGCCAGGTCTTTTGGGTGCCGCTTGGTGTTTTCTGGCTAGAACCGTAAAACCTGTCCTAAGCCCAATCTGTTGCCCTAACCGGTGATACGACCGTAACGTAAATACTAGGttgctcattaaattcggagctTCGACAACGGAGGGggctgctacgagcctaattgtgttttattattaggtgtgtgaattaattcttgcggtatttattcaacatttgtgacctaacaacaataacaaaacgtatgactaccttaatgaaagtattgtccgtcattagctactactttctcccatcttgtaagtagttcctcgattccgtgtcaaCCGAATTTCTtatctttaggagcgatctactcagagaccaatttttcaatactttcataagaagtgaaccgctgtgctgtcaaatcgttactcatgcaacggaacaaatactggtccgaaagagcaacatacAGCGGAGGGGTTTAACAGTTTctatccgacattttcgagataggttttgaccagTTTTCCGATCtggggtcgagcgttgtcattttgaaaaatcagcttatcatggCTTTTATCCACatccaccatatgcacagcgaaaccgttgcgcagtgaatatttcgctttggttgcgatggacctggttcaccaggctgtatCCAGGTCTTTTTGCCTTTATGATTCTAACTCCCCTTTAGTAATAACTctccttttcatcaccagtgatgattcggtacaagaacccctttcttttcagtcGCGCAACCAGAAATTcccaaatggttttccttctttcagtgtgtcttttttcaatttatggGGAACccataaaacaattttcttatcattcccacggcactcatgcgatggaaaactgtcgtgtggtcaactcctaacatgtctgcaagttctttttgcatctgacatgcattccgatcgagcaatcTGAACATCTGAAATAGTAGAAAAAACATTCGTCAAAAATGGACCAATGCACGAGGTCAATAGAGCATTATGAAAGTtgcaaaaatccttgaatttGAGTTCAAACTcttggagtatccaccgtattcactacagctgcggaagcgtattttgaagcccttccagttaCTCACTCAGGGATGCAATTTCTATATTGGAGTCTCGTTAAAGcaagtgcattgatgttcaggaaggccatacttactgaataataaagtatatttcaaatcataataatgtgtttttcttatcgaggcaaagaacttactgaacagcctagtatgtCGCGTGCGCCGCGCATTCTTGGCATCCGACTCTGCTGCTATTGCCTACTGTGTCTAGTTGCAAAACTAAATGGGCCATGGAAGTTCCTCTGCCGGCATCGGGGCGACCGTAGGCGGAAACAGCTGGCGCCAGTTCAACGACTCTCAGAATAGCCTAATAGCGGCCAGGTGGCAGTAAGTAAAATTGCCGCTGTCCCCGTTGGCCCTTGGCTACCATGTGGTTCTTACGCCGGATTGCATCTTTATCCTAGGAGCAATATTAAtcgctgttgctttctgtaacgttgtgtcGAGTGGGGTTTTTGAGCCCACGCCAAACCGCCCCACTCTGCATGCTGA
Above is a genomic segment from Anopheles bellator chromosome X, idAnoBellAS_SP24_06.2, whole genome shotgun sequence containing:
- the LOC131213689 gene encoding proton-coupled amino acid transporter 1-like, with the protein product MQEADRPDDVRQPPPPLEASGDHQQRHGTMQLQSMPPNDGVVNPSFEDAPERKPPVTVVPAFGTEKTAGHGPHSERPTTYLETTMHIFKGNVGPGLYAMGDAFRNGGLLLSPILTLFLGVVSVHSEHILLNCSGRLQRKLGLSAMPDFAETVGLCFAHGHQRLRSWSWTMHRAVNVFICLTQLGLCCVYFVFISSNVKQLYDYYGVVFDVHWHMLIILLPMALPALITNLKYLAWFMTVGNTCMVLGIGITYYYTVQDLPPVSASTRALVGSWRTLPLYFGTAIFAFEGIALVLPLKSAMRNPANFSRPFGVLNVGMTVVTMLFATTGFLGYLKWGDTVKGSLTLNLPDGELLAQSVKLMISTGVLLGYSLQFFVAIQIMLPAVRRRFDPLHRHPMRVELTFRMLMVLLTFLIAESVPNLGAFISLIGALCSTALALIWPPVIEMTLLAATSPGEKSQLTWALCAKNGLILLIASIGVVTGTYESLLALARSF